One Setaria italica strain Yugu1 chromosome II, Setaria_italica_v2.0, whole genome shotgun sequence DNA segment encodes these proteins:
- the LOC105913732 gene encoding uncharacterized protein LOC105913732 has protein sequence MGLNITEMLTPTSSPLYGIILGNVAIPLGQVVLPVTFLTKEHYQTKYIWFEVTDFETSYHAILERPTLARFMAIPHYVYLLLKMPRPNGVLSLRGDLKRSYECDIEVVKLAATTQVPNSTQQVFTASKKLSPTKLEIPENKSGVTKVKPASDVDFKAIDLKTNDTSKTALIGTRLDAK, from the coding sequence atgggcctcaacatcacgGAGATGCTTACCCCAACAAGCTCTCCCTTATATGGAATCATCCTAGGCAACGTGGCTATACCTCTTGGACAAGTAGTCCTGCCAGTTACCTTTTTGACCAAGGAGCACTACCAAACTAAGTACATCTGGTTCGAGGTGACGGatttcgagacttcttatcatgcTATCCTCGAAAGACCCACATTGGCCAGGTTCATGGCTATCCCGCATTATGTGTACCTGCTACTCAAGATGCCGAGACCCAATGGAGTCCTCTCCCtccgcggagacttgaagagatcatacgagtGCGACATTGAGGTCGTGAAATTGGCCGCAACTACTCAAGTGCCTAATTCAACgcaacaagtcttcaccgcttcaaagaagctctccCCGACAAAACTCGAAATTCCAGAGAACAAATCGGGGGttaccaaggtcaagccggcaagcgACGTGGACTTCAAAGCCATCGACCTCAAGACCAACGacacctccaagacagccctgatcggcaCAAGGCTAGatgctaaatag
- the LOC101761948 gene encoding uncharacterized protein LOC101761948, giving the protein MEEAQVVQSKDGTISVASAFAGHQQAIQDRDHKFLTKAVEEAYRGVECGDGGPFGAVVVCNDEVVVSCHNMVLKHTDPTAHAEVTAIREACKKLGKIELSDCEIYASCEPCPMCFGAVHLSRIKRLVYGAKAEAAIAIGFDDFIADALRGTGFYQKANLEIKKADGNGALIAEEVFEKTKEKFQMY; this is encoded by the exons ATGGAGGAGGCGCAGG TTGTTCAGTCAAAGGATGGAACCATCTCGGTTGCTTCTGCATTTGCTGGTCATCAGCAAG CCATACAAGACAGGGACCACAAATTCTTGACAAAAGCAGTGGAAGAAGCCTACCGGGGAGTCGAATGTGGTGATGGAGGTCCGTTCGGTGCAGTTGTCGTCTGTAACGATGAAGTAGTAGTTAGCTGCCACAACATGGTTCTGAAGCACACTGATCCAACTGCACATGCTGAAGTAACTGCAATAAGAGAG GCTTGTAAAAAGCTAGGAAAAATTGAGCTGTCTGACTGCGAAATTTATGCATCCTGTGAGCCATGCCCAATGTGCTTTGGTGCAGTTCATCTCTCCCGGATCAAG AGGTTGGTTTATGGCGCCAAGGCGGAGGCTGCCATTGCCATTGGATTCGATGACTTCATTGCAGATGCTCTGAGAGGCACTGGGTTCTACCAGAAGGCGAACTTGGAGATCAAGAAGGCTGACGGCAACGGAGCGCTGATCGCTGAGGAGGTCTTTGAGAAGACTAAGGAGAAGTTCCAGATGTACTGA
- the LOC111256367 gene encoding protein FAR-RED IMPAIRED RESPONSE 1-like: protein MANSSAATTPRGEGTPTSLSLSVDTRNLKFRDMQETLDYFVQLQEEDPDFYYKTFQLGCAFIRDEKTPSYVWLFETFLEAMKGKAPLNIITDQDGAMRSAIAQAMPNTNHRNCRWHIMDNFSGTIGPVLEKDEKLEDDFKECVNHTVTPAEFEAEWAAMISKYGLHENEHFQRLYAIRSSFVPAYFMHCFCPFLQSTQRSEGFNAVLKKYVNPNMSILNFVRQYQKIQKKCLVAQDGQDFRTDDRERRRWSKYPIERHARAGYTKNLFYRFSKEFEKTAEYDVNPEGSLHYLLVPNNFRVYGYGKRSYLGTAIEEEENFYYECSKFDRDGMLCCHVMKVLTILGVKQIPDRYILKRWTQKAVENTEKSFGGASAQPDFIARGMPLTSKKTLWFTNLSTAFAELAAEDCVSKERYTLMQNHIAAMRSEVDETKRRKKNSRQHRTNIAASVPAVVSATDGAAGSSAMLLSTTSAPTTGNMAVPVGNPPRSKVKGRKKERRLKKGMNVEPKRKNKCRLCRSTDHNAARCPKKAEGEPERGLT from the exons ATGGCCAACAGCTCTGCTGCtaccacccctaggggtgaaggtactcctacctctctctcgctctcggTTGACACCAGAAATCTCAAGTTCAGGGACATGCAGGAAACTTTGGACTACTTCGTGCAGCTTCAGGAGGAGGATCCTGACTTCTATTACAAG ACATTCCAGTTGGGTTGTGCCTTCATCAGGGATGAAAAGACACCTAGCTACGTATGGCTGTTTGAAACATTCCTGGAGGCAATGAAAGGCAAGGCCCCTCTGAACATTATCACAGATCAAGATGGAGCTATGAGAAGTGCGATTGCTCAAGCAATGCCCAATACAAATCACCGTAATTGCCGTTGGCACATAATGGACAATTTTTCAGGTACAATAGGtccggtccttgagaaggatgAGAAATTGGAAGATGATTTCAAGGAGTGTGTCAACCACACGGTGACTCCTGCTGAATTTGAAGCGGAATGGGCAGCTATGATAAGCAAATATGGCTTGCATGAGAATGAGCATTTTCAGCGCCTCTATGCGATCAGAAGCAGCTTTGTGCCAGCATACTTTATGCATTGCTTCTGCCCGTTCTTGCAATCAACCCAACGCAGTGAGGGGTTCAATGCGGTGTTGAAAAAGTATGTTAACCCTAACATGTCGATTCTGAATTTCGTTAGGCAATACCAAAAGATCCAGAAGAAGTGCCTGGTTGCTCAAGATGGGCAGGACTTTAGGACTGATGACAGGGAAAGAAGAAGATGGTCAAAATACCCTATTGAGAGACATGCACGTGCTGGCTACACCAAAAACCTATTCTACAGGTTTTCCAAGGAGTTTGAAAAAACTGCAGAGTACGATGTGAACCCTGAAGGTTCGTTGCATTATTTGCTGGTGCCTAACAACTTTCGTGTGTACGGATATGGCAAGAGATCATACTTAGGGACAGcaattgaggaggaggagaatttCTACTACGAATGCAGCAAGTTTGACAGGGATGGGATGCTATGTTGCCATGTTATGAAGGTATTGACAATATTAGGTGTGAAGCAAATTCCTGATCGCTACATACTGAAAAGGTGGACACAAAAAGCAGTTGAAAACACTGAGAAATCATTTGGAGGGGCGAGTGCGCAGCCTGATTTTATTGCCCGTGGTATGCCGTTGACCAGCAAGAAAACGTTGTGGTTCACCAACCTGTCTACAGCGTTTGCGGAGTTGGCAGCTGAGGATTGTGTTTCAAAAGAAAGGTATACTCTTATGCAGAATCACATAGCTGCGATGCGCTCTGAAGTTGATGAAACtaagagaagaaagaagaacagcAGGCAACACAGAACCAACATTGCAGCATCTGTCCCTGCTGTTGTCTCAGCTACTGATGGTGCTGCAGGGTCTTCTGCAATGTTATTGTCTACTACCAGTGCACCTACCACAG GTAACATGGCAGTACCTGTAGGGAACCCGCCGAGATCCAAGGTAAAGGGGCGCAAGAAGGAGAGAAGGCTAAAAAAAGGAATGAATGTAGAACCTAAGAGGAAGAACAAGTGCAGGCTTTGCAGGTCAACAGACCACAACGCTGCAAGGTGCCCAAAGAAAGCAGAGGGAGAGCCGGAGAGGGGCTTGACTTAG